A window from Culex pipiens pallens isolate TS chromosome 3, TS_CPP_V2, whole genome shotgun sequence encodes these proteins:
- the LOC120425215 gene encoding odorant receptor 67c-like, translated as MANRVDNSEGQHPKSESNPPLRFESFTKVIYVIEKISGIVPYDELQQPKHFCSSVFTWLYFWATYIHLVLSILMQFAFFVESVQKKVPMTYLMVMVTCMGFLLVSIVKMSVYKLYENQLNEILDQLKSLYPDHVDAKSAEKCRKRLWFLKLFSVGYFVVVVVFQAILYVTSIWKYFSTGYWEKLLPYNLWYWYDWRQPVVFELTFLHQLWGSTTSVSCVILLDSLYCIIILLISMQFELLGKRLLANEGNAQELNSCIEQHLQLVELCERFERIYSPSLLVTFLGSSAIICFSLFVTLIVDDAAESIRFSILLSVYVMNIYLLCYYGSVLMEKVTST; from the coding sequence ATGGCTAACCGCGTAGATAACTCCGAAGGACAGCACCCAAAGTCGGAATCGAATCCACCGCTGCGATTTGAATCCTTCACCAAGGTGATCTACGTGATCGAGAAGATCAGTGGAATCGTACCCTACGATGAGCTCCAGCAGCCAAAGCATTTTTGCAGTTCTGTTTTCACCTGGCTTTACTTCTGGGCAACGTACATTCACCTCGTGCTGTCCATTCTGATGCAGTTTGCTTTTTTCGTGGAATCCGTTCAGAAGAAAGTTCCGATGACCTATCTGATGGTGATGGTCACGTGTATGGGATTCCTGCTGGTTTCGATCGTTAAAATGAGTGTGTATAAATTATACGAAAATCAGCTGAACGAGATTTTGGACCAGCTCAAGTCGCTCTATCCGGATCACGTCGATGCCAAATCGGCTGAAAAGTGTCGAAAGCGGTTGTGGTTCCTGAAACTGTTCTCAGTGGGATACTTTGTGGTGGTTGTAGTATTTCAAGCAATTCTCTATGTAACTTCTATTTGGAAGTACTTCTCCACTGGATACTGGGAAAAGTTGCTACCATACAACCTATGGTACTGGTACGATTGGCGCCAACCTGTAGTCTTCGAGCTGACCTTCCTGCATCAACTGTGGGGTTCGACAACTTCCGTGTCCTGCGTCATCCTGCTCGACTCCCTGTACTGCATCATAATCCTCCTGATCTCGATGCAATTCGAACTGCTTGGAAAGCGACTGCTAGCGAACGAAGGGAACGCCCAGGAGTTGAACAGTTGCATCGAGCAGCACCTGCAGTTAGTCGAGCTGTGTGAGCGATTCGAGCGGATCTACTCGCCCTCGCTGCTGGTCACATTTCTGGGAAGTTCGGCCATCATCTGCTTCTCGCTGTTTGTGacgttgattgtggatgacgctGCGGAATCGATTCGATTCTCGATTCTACTGTCGGTCTACGTGATGAACATCTACTTGCTTTGCTACTACGGAAGCGTGCTTATGGAGAAGGTGACTTCAACATAG